From the Clostridiales bacterium FE2011 genome, one window contains:
- a CDS encoding FtsQ-type POTRA domain-containing protein, translated as MDGQNGGYRPRTAGERSGTAGSGDNGVRDWQRNTWFGPAPVNTNPFDEPEDAPELKASRSENVNEHIGDFWNAPGQTSQNTSPFQQQQTGTGVRVRVPEKKTEGRPRIIRTAVILLLLAAAVILVLRYAVYSVKEIRVIGNSIISAEEIIRVSGIHRGDSIIMLDEKAVENRIQSDYRLRFGYMARELPSTVIISVREREPCCWLTYCGILYVMDKNRMVLYESENPNNRPAELVEIKGLEVRSNTLVGQYVTLGNETQQSIFTELFLEMKVLSCTDKIAEADISNTSSILLTTRDGFTVSMGDRKNIHAKLRSLLVVQDELKNRGYTGGTINVSNPETPIFTP; from the coding sequence ATGGACGGACAGAACGGCGGCTACAGGCCGAGAACCGCGGGTGAGCGGAGCGGAACAGCCGGCAGCGGAGATAACGGGGTCCGTGACTGGCAGCGCAACACCTGGTTCGGACCGGCTCCGGTAAACACCAATCCCTTTGATGAACCGGAAGACGCCCCTGAACTGAAAGCAAGCCGGTCTGAGAACGTCAATGAACATATCGGAGATTTCTGGAATGCTCCGGGTCAGACCAGCCAGAATACATCTCCCTTTCAACAACAGCAAACAGGAACAGGCGTACGCGTCAGGGTTCCTGAAAAGAAGACAGAAGGACGGCCGCGGATTATCCGTACGGCCGTAATTCTGCTATTGCTCGCAGCAGCGGTGATCCTTGTCCTTCGATATGCGGTATACAGTGTGAAGGAAATCCGGGTTATCGGTAATTCCATTATTTCCGCAGAAGAAATAATACGGGTCAGCGGTATCCATCGCGGCGACAGCATTATTATGCTTGATGAGAAGGCGGTGGAAAACCGGATCCAGTCGGACTACAGACTGCGTTTCGGATATATGGCCAGGGAACTTCCCAGTACGGTTATTATTTCCGTCAGGGAAAGGGAACCCTGCTGCTGGCTGACTTACTGCGGCATTCTGTATGTGATGGACAAAAACCGCATGGTACTGTATGAAAGTGAGAATCCGAACAACCGGCCTGCAGAACTTGTGGAGATCAAAGGACTGGAAGTCAGGTCCAATACACTGGTTGGCCAGTACGTCACATTGGGGAATGAGACGCAGCAGAGCATCTTTACCGAGCTGTTCCTGGAAATGAAAGTTTTAAGCTGCACAGATAAAATTGCCGAAGCGGATATCAGCAATACGAGTTCCATCCTGCTGACAACCAGAGATGGATTTACCGTGAGCATGGGAGACCGGAAAAACATACACGCGAAGCTCCGCAGCCTCCTGGTCGTCCAGGATGAACTGAAGAACAGGGGATATACGGGCGGCACAATCAATGTTTCCAATCCGGAAACCCCCATTTTTACGCCATAA
- a CDS encoding UDP-N-acetylmuramoyl-L-alanine--D-glutamate ligase — translation MNYEKKKVLVVGMARSGVAAAQLLRASGAEVTVNDSKTEEELGQQLKPLEGLQLERCFGCPAMDLLEGKDCLVISPGIPDTAPFVVKAKEMGIYVIGELELAAQLSRGTLIAVTGTNGKTTTVSLLGEIFANSGKVTHVVGNIGYPFSLASLVSRKEDMIVCEVSSFQMETADTFHPHVALLTNITEDHLNRHGTMEVYTAMKMRMFKNQTASDYAVFNADDPGLEGLSKQVKSRVLFFSRKQEVKEGAFVRDGQIMIRMDGNEKKICGTDEVFIPGPHNLENALGAVCVAAAMNVPVPVIRHSLKTFRGVEHRIETVRELDGVEYINDSKGTNVDSTIKAVQTMSQPTVIILGGYDKHTSFDPLSREIINSPMIRHAVLIGETAGLIRNSLERVGFNHLTDAGSMREAVETARGLADKGWCVLLSPACASFDMFKDYEERGRVFKEIVKELQ, via the coding sequence ATGAATTACGAAAAGAAAAAAGTACTGGTGGTCGGTATGGCACGCAGCGGTGTTGCCGCTGCGCAGCTTCTGCGCGCATCCGGTGCGGAAGTGACCGTCAACGATTCAAAAACTGAAGAAGAACTCGGACAGCAGCTGAAGCCGCTGGAAGGGCTGCAGCTGGAACGCTGTTTCGGCTGCCCGGCCATGGATCTGCTCGAGGGAAAAGACTGCCTCGTTATCTCTCCCGGTATTCCGGATACTGCACCGTTTGTGGTGAAGGCAAAGGAAATGGGAATCTATGTGATCGGTGAGCTTGAACTTGCCGCGCAGCTGTCCCGGGGTACCCTGATTGCCGTGACCGGTACGAACGGAAAGACGACAACGGTATCCCTGCTGGGTGAGATTTTTGCCAACAGCGGCAAAGTAACCCATGTGGTGGGCAATATCGGTTATCCTTTCTCGCTGGCGTCACTGGTCAGCCGGAAGGAAGATATGATCGTCTGCGAGGTATCCTCATTCCAGATGGAGACGGCAGACACGTTCCATCCCCATGTGGCACTGCTGACCAATATTACAGAAGATCACCTGAACCGGCATGGCACCATGGAAGTGTATACCGCTATGAAAATGCGGATGTTCAAAAACCAGACCGCATCGGATTACGCAGTTTTCAACGCTGATGATCCGGGACTGGAAGGCCTGAGCAAGCAGGTAAAGAGCCGGGTACTTTTTTTCAGCCGGAAACAGGAAGTGAAGGAAGGCGCCTTCGTTCGCGACGGCCAGATCATGATCCGGATGGACGGAAATGAAAAAAAGATCTGCGGTACGGATGAAGTATTTATTCCGGGTCCGCATAACCTGGAGAACGCCCTGGGCGCTGTCTGTGTGGCTGCGGCGATGAATGTGCCTGTTCCGGTGATCCGGCACAGCCTGAAGACATTCCGCGGCGTGGAGCATCGGATTGAAACCGTACGCGAACTGGATGGCGTAGAATATATCAACGACAGCAAGGGAACCAACGTGGATTCCACCATCAAGGCGGTTCAGACAATGAGTCAGCCGACAGTCATTATACTGGGTGGGTATGACAAGCATACTTCCTTTGATCCGCTTTCCCGTGAGATCATCAACAGCCCCATGATCCGTCATGCCGTGCTGATTGGCGAAACCGCCGGACTGATCCGGAACAGCCTGGAAAGAGTCGGATTCAACCACCTGACAGACGCCGGATCCATGCGGGAAGCAGTAGAAACAGCCCGCGGCCTGGCGGATAAAGGCTGGTGCGTGCTGCTGAGCCCTGCCTGCGCCAGCTTTGACATGTTCAAAGACTATGAGGAACGCGGTCGGGTGTTTAAGGAGATCGTCAAGGAGTTGCAATAA
- a CDS encoding UDP-N-acetylmuramoyl-L-alanyl-D-glutamate--2,6-diaminopimelate ligase translates to MKLWELLTELPYVEETRGNMNTEIRELTSSSRDKTDAGLFFCIVGARFDAHDYAWEAVENGCVALIVEHFVEMDVPQVLVNNGRAAMARIAEAFYGHPSRQMRMIGITGTKGKTTTTYLLQSICEKAGLKCGIIGSTGTVVEEQHLDSKLTTPDPIELQKMLRMMADEGVKVVCMEVSAHAIDMNRLDGMTFEVGCYTNLSQDHLDYFYTMERYFETKKQFFTSGMVKNAAMNADDETSAKLKDGICCPFITYGICVDADVFARDIEITEEGAKFNVQLHGMNQIAIRMRMTGMFNVYNALAATSCALIMGIAPEKIKAGLEAVTRVPGRIEVLQTDTPYKVILDYSHSPDALENILKTVRQFARNRVIALFGCGGDRDKGKRPMMGEIGGRLADYCILTSDNPRTENPMVILAAIEKGIKPTGKPYEVIENRREAIRHALRMAEEGDVIVLAGKGHETYQEIMGIKRPFDEKVIVSDLLLEMQKEQD, encoded by the coding sequence ATGAAACTGTGGGAATTACTGACGGAGCTTCCCTACGTGGAAGAAACCCGCGGCAATATGAATACGGAAATACGGGAACTGACATCTTCCAGCAGGGACAAGACAGACGCCGGACTGTTTTTCTGTATCGTCGGCGCGCGCTTTGACGCTCATGATTACGCATGGGAAGCGGTGGAAAACGGCTGCGTTGCCCTGATCGTTGAGCATTTTGTGGAAATGGATGTTCCGCAGGTTCTGGTAAACAACGGCCGTGCCGCGATGGCCCGCATTGCAGAGGCTTTTTACGGACATCCGTCCCGGCAGATGCGCATGATCGGCATCACGGGCACAAAGGGAAAGACCACGACCACATACCTTCTGCAGAGCATCTGCGAAAAAGCGGGCCTGAAGTGCGGTATTATCGGATCCACCGGCACTGTGGTTGAAGAACAGCATCTGGACAGCAAACTGACCACGCCCGATCCCATTGAGCTGCAGAAGATGCTGCGGATGATGGCGGATGAAGGCGTGAAGGTTGTGTGCATGGAAGTATCTGCGCATGCAATTGATATGAACCGCCTTGACGGCATGACTTTTGAGGTGGGCTGCTACACAAACCTGAGCCAGGATCACCTGGACTACTTCTATACCATGGAACGGTATTTTGAAACCAAGAAGCAGTTCTTTACCAGCGGAATGGTTAAGAATGCCGCCATGAACGCGGATGACGAGACGTCTGCAAAGTTGAAGGACGGTATCTGCTGTCCCTTTATTACGTACGGAATCTGCGTGGATGCAGACGTTTTTGCCCGCGACATCGAAATTACCGAAGAAGGAGCCAAATTCAACGTACAGCTCCACGGAATGAACCAGATTGCCATCCGGATGCGGATGACCGGTATGTTTAACGTTTACAACGCGCTGGCTGCCACCAGCTGCGCGCTGATTATGGGAATCGCGCCCGAAAAGATCAAGGCGGGCCTGGAAGCGGTAACACGCGTGCCCGGACGGATTGAAGTGCTGCAGACAGATACACCTTACAAAGTGATCCTGGACTACAGCCATTCTCCGGATGCACTGGAAAATATCCTGAAGACTGTCCGCCAGTTTGCACGGAACCGTGTGATTGCATTGTTCGGCTGCGGCGGCGACAGGGATAAGGGCAAGCGCCCCATGATGGGTGAGATCGGCGGACGGCTGGCAGATTATTGTATCCTGACTTCGGATAATCCCCGGACGGAAAACCCGATGGTTATTCTTGCAGCCATAGAAAAGGGAATCAAACCCACTGGAAAACCATATGAAGTGATTGAAAACCGCCGCGAGGCGATCAGGCACGCACTGCGTATGGCAGAAGAAGGAGACGTAATCGTGCTCGCGGGTAAGGGCCATGAGACCTATCAGGAGATCATGGGCATCAAGCGGCCGTTCGACGAAAAGGTGATCGTCAGCGATCTGCTGCTTGAAATGCAGAAGGAGCAGGATTAA
- a CDS encoding phospho-N-acetylmuramoyl-pentapeptide-transferase, which produces MYYRMIGAALIALAAALLIGPGLIRYLKKLHFGQTIYELGPSHQQKQGTPVMGGLMMAAGILLGSLVFHPAEWEGKWDFIFPLLGVSFLSMGVGFADDYIKAVKKRHDGLNPWQKIAGQVIVSLLFSIYCYISPKVGSSIIIPFIGTEWNLGIFYIPLMTVLVIFIVNSSNLQDGLDGLLGSVTAAGSSAWAVICAILILAARLTGKGDANGAATIGVFAMSMAGACLGFLRYNRYPARTFMGDTGSMLLGGGMVSIAMLLRQPLLLVLICFCPIMSSVSVIMQRYYYKLTHGKRIFLMSPIHHHFEKKGYSETRIVSMYTGVTLVLSLIAVLAVCQAF; this is translated from the coding sequence ATGTATTACAGAATGATCGGAGCCGCCCTGATTGCGCTGGCTGCGGCACTCCTGATCGGACCGGGACTGATCCGATATCTGAAAAAACTGCATTTCGGCCAGACGATTTATGAACTTGGCCCCAGTCACCAGCAGAAGCAGGGAACGCCTGTAATGGGCGGCCTGATGATGGCGGCCGGTATTCTGCTGGGTTCCCTGGTTTTCCATCCCGCGGAATGGGAAGGGAAGTGGGATTTTATTTTCCCGCTGCTGGGAGTTTCTTTCCTGAGCATGGGCGTGGGCTTTGCGGATGATTATATCAAAGCCGTGAAGAAACGCCATGACGGACTGAATCCCTGGCAGAAGATTGCCGGACAGGTAATCGTTTCCCTGTTATTCAGCATATACTGCTATATTTCTCCAAAGGTTGGCAGCTCGATTATTATTCCTTTCATCGGGACGGAATGGAATCTGGGAATTTTCTATATTCCGCTGATGACGGTGCTCGTGATCTTTATCGTGAACAGCAGCAATCTCCAAGACGGCCTGGACGGCCTGCTCGGATCTGTGACAGCTGCAGGATCCTCCGCGTGGGCTGTAATCTGTGCAATCCTGATTCTGGCTGCAAGGCTGACGGGAAAAGGGGATGCCAACGGCGCTGCAACCATCGGCGTGTTTGCCATGAGCATGGCGGGCGCCTGCCTGGGCTTCCTGCGTTACAACCGCTATCCCGCAAGAACTTTCATGGGTGATACGGGCAGCATGCTGCTTGGCGGCGGCATGGTGTCCATCGCAATGCTGCTTCGCCAGCCCCTGCTGCTTGTGCTGATCTGCTTCTGCCCCATCATGAGCAGTGTGAGCGTGATAATGCAGCGTTACTATTACAAACTGACTCACGGGAAGCGTATTTTCCTGATGAGTCCGATCCATCATCATTTTGAGAAAAAAGGATATTCTGAGACTCGGATTGTGAGCATGTACACAGGCGTTACGCTGGTGCTGAGCCTGATTGCAGTACTTGCGGTCTGCCAGGCGTTCTGA
- a CDS encoding extracellular solute-binding protein: protein MRKGFVWILVILMLFSTACGESMQKAPDYIMEGYDGDVNYRVWETNLFFERMQEKTGISFQYTQYSDYDKWTQRKEELQANDNLPDVLFKAELSASEVRDLYQSGRIIDLAPYLEQYAPDLWKLLEEHPDWKKAIIVSDGAIPALPAINTLQNNDAMWINTAWLKKLKLDAPTTADELTEVLRAFKTGDPNGNYQQDEIPLGFVGMWELRFLAHAFGMIDNDYYISEKDGIVSSSLTSEENRAFLTWLHQLWEEGLLDSTGFSTNDNLRQITDENKAIPYGVLLSTTPLTILPQKALEQYALLEPLSYNGTKIYRDFAGDLVRGTFAITSACKEPEKLVAWVNTLYTQEGSLMAYYGLEGEEYIWNENGLWEWNYPLQTVADEILPTHTISEGGTAPSWVDAGFQTKYMDEATRNVVESLQTLKQYSVIPYPPVTLSAEDEARVTEIQDGLSRYAEKAMACFVTGDTEMTDENWEEFCRTVEEKGLQEMIGIWQKAIQ from the coding sequence ATGCGCAAAGGTTTTGTCTGGATTCTGGTGATTCTCATGCTGTTTTCCACGGCATGCGGTGAAAGTATGCAGAAAGCACCCGATTATATTATGGAAGGTTATGACGGAGACGTTAACTACCGCGTATGGGAAACCAATCTCTTCTTTGAGCGGATGCAGGAGAAAACCGGCATTTCTTTCCAATATACACAGTACAGTGATTACGATAAGTGGACGCAGCGCAAGGAAGAACTGCAGGCAAACGACAATCTTCCGGACGTTCTTTTCAAGGCGGAACTGAGTGCCTCTGAGGTCAGGGATCTTTACCAGTCTGGCCGGATCATCGATCTTGCACCTTATCTGGAACAGTACGCGCCGGATCTGTGGAAGCTCCTGGAAGAACATCCTGACTGGAAAAAAGCAATTATAGTGTCGGATGGCGCAATCCCTGCGCTGCCTGCAATCAATACGCTGCAAAATAACGACGCCATGTGGATTAATACGGCATGGCTGAAGAAACTGAAGCTGGACGCTCCCACAACAGCTGATGAGCTGACGGAAGTGCTCAGGGCTTTCAAAACAGGAGATCCCAACGGAAACTATCAGCAGGATGAGATCCCGCTGGGCTTTGTCGGCATGTGGGAGCTTCGCTTCCTGGCGCACGCTTTCGGAATGATCGATAACGATTATTACATCAGTGAAAAAGACGGTATCGTTTCTTCCTCTCTGACCTCGGAAGAGAACAGGGCATTCCTGACCTGGCTGCATCAGCTGTGGGAAGAGGGACTGCTGGATTCGACAGGTTTTTCGACCAACGATAACCTCCGGCAGATCACAGACGAGAATAAGGCGATTCCGTACGGCGTGCTGCTTTCCACTACTCCGCTGACCATTCTGCCCCAGAAAGCGCTGGAACAGTATGCGCTGCTGGAACCGCTGAGCTATAATGGAACAAAGATCTACCGGGATTTTGCCGGAGACCTGGTAAGAGGCACTTTTGCCATCACCTCTGCATGCAAGGAGCCGGAGAAACTGGTTGCCTGGGTGAATACCCTTTATACACAGGAAGGCAGCCTGATGGCTTACTACGGCCTTGAAGGGGAAGAGTACATCTGGAATGAAAACGGGCTGTGGGAGTGGAACTATCCGCTGCAGACCGTGGCTGACGAGATCCTTCCGACGCATACCATCAGCGAGGGCGGAACCGCGCCCTCCTGGGTGGACGCCGGCTTCCAGACGAAATATATGGATGAGGCTACCCGGAACGTTGTGGAGTCTCTGCAGACATTGAAACAGTACAGCGTTATTCCTTACCCGCCTGTGACGCTGAGCGCAGAAGACGAGGCGAGGGTCACAGAGATCCAGGACGGCCTGTCCCGCTATGCTGAAAAGGCGATGGCCTGCTTTGTGACAGGCGATACGGAAATGACCGATGAAAACTGGGAAGAGTTCTGCAGAACAGTAGAGGAAAAGGGTCTGCAGGAAATGATTGGAATCTGGCAGAAGGCCATTCAATAA
- the ftsZ gene encoding cell division protein FtsZ produces the protein MIEFQNEEQSTFASIKVVGCGGGGNNAVNRMVNAGLRGVDFISVNTDRQALSQTNAQVKIQIGEKLTKGLGAGAIPEVGRRAAEESREEIASALKGADLVFITAGMGGGTGTGAAPIVAEIARDLGTLTIAVVTKPFNFEGKQRMKNAEAGIAELKQHVDTLVVIPNDRLLQVVNKGTTMIEAFQIADDVLRQGIQGISDLIAVPAMINLDFADVKTVMESGGMAHMGIGTGSGENKLVEAAKNAISSPLLETNIDGARAVLINVTGGEDISIVDINEAANLIMEAADPDANIIFGAGIDETMGDEVRITVIATGFEKTPFPVKEPARKPREIEHERLFGSFGTNFSRTESTAARTSFDTPAASPTSPFSSGNTGEVPTFMSSSRPSMGVPGMVNTGSFQTGFSYQQTAPQQPVQATQPFAPMGQPAGVPQATAAFGTQPANYQPLFNNNGQVTGQTGAYQPVPQNQAMETDSHGVPNFMKRKK, from the coding sequence ATGATTGAATTCCAGAACGAAGAACAGAGCACTTTCGCATCAATTAAAGTGGTCGGATGCGGCGGCGGCGGAAACAATGCTGTCAACCGCATGGTGAACGCCGGCCTGCGCGGGGTGGATTTCATCTCCGTGAATACAGACCGTCAGGCCCTGAGCCAGACAAACGCACAGGTTAAGATCCAGATCGGTGAAAAGCTGACCAAGGGTCTGGGCGCCGGCGCTATTCCTGAGGTGGGCCGCCGTGCTGCCGAGGAAAGCCGCGAAGAGATCGCTTCCGCCCTGAAAGGCGCGGACCTGGTGTTCATCACCGCCGGTATGGGCGGCGGCACCGGTACCGGTGCGGCTCCGATCGTTGCTGAGATTGCGCGGGACCTGGGAACGCTGACGATTGCGGTTGTGACCAAGCCCTTCAATTTCGAAGGCAAACAGCGGATGAAGAATGCGGAAGCCGGTATTGCTGAGCTGAAGCAGCATGTTGATACCCTGGTTGTGATCCCCAATGACCGCCTGCTCCAGGTGGTAAACAAGGGAACCACAATGATCGAAGCTTTCCAGATTGCGGACGACGTGCTGCGTCAGGGCATCCAGGGCATCAGTGACCTGATCGCTGTGCCTGCCATGATCAACCTGGACTTCGCCGATGTGAAGACTGTTATGGAGTCCGGCGGTATGGCCCATATGGGTATTGGCACTGGAAGCGGCGAAAACAAGCTGGTCGAAGCAGCCAAGAACGCGATTTCTTCTCCGCTGCTTGAAACGAACATTGACGGCGCACGCGCTGTGCTGATCAACGTAACCGGCGGCGAAGATATCTCCATCGTGGATATCAACGAGGCAGCCAACCTGATTATGGAAGCGGCGGATCCCGACGCGAACATCATCTTCGGTGCGGGTATCGACGAAACCATGGGCGACGAGGTGCGCATCACCGTTATTGCCACCGGCTTCGAAAAAACGCCTTTCCCTGTAAAGGAACCGGCACGCAAGCCGCGTGAGATTGAGCATGAACGCCTGTTCGGTTCTTTCGGAACGAATTTCTCCAGAACCGAATCAACAGCAGCCCGGACATCCTTTGATACGCCGGCAGCTTCTCCCACCAGTCCCTTCTCTTCCGGAAACACCGGAGAGGTGCCGACCTTTATGAGCAGCAGCCGTCCCAGCATGGGTGTGCCCGGCATGGTGAATACCGGCTCCTTCCAGACCGGATTCAGCTATCAGCAGACGGCTCCGCAGCAGCCTGTGCAGGCAACACAGCCCTTCGCACCGATGGGACAGCCCGCGGGAGTGCCCCAGGCTACGGCGGCTTTCGGCACACAGCCTGCCAACTATCAGCCGCTGTTTAACAACAACGGACAGGTAACAGGCCAGACCGGAGCTTACCAGCCTGTACCCCAGAACCAGGCTATGGAAACAGACTCCCATGGAGTACCGAACTTCATGAAGCGGAAAAAGTAA